The DNA segment CTTGACTTATAGTACTGAGTCAAAATGTGTTAGCCATTTAAAACTGAATGATAACAGGTTTTTCGTTACCAAGTTATaaaaacttcaatttctttagaTTCCAATAATTGGTTTCGTGGTCTAGTTGGTTATGGCATCTGCTTAACACGCAGAACGTCCCCAGTTCGATCCTGGGCGAAATCAGTTAGTAGGCGCAAATGGTTTAGTGGTAAAATCCAACGTTGCCATCGTTGGGCCCCCGGTTCGATTCCGGGTTTGCgcatatttttttatcagTCCTCTAAAAGGAAATGTTTTTGCCTACGTAAAGTTCCTTACcttatcattaatatgATTTATAGGTTGTGTAGCAGAATggataatatattttattaatttaaatatataatagtaAGAAAACGTACAAAGGTTCTATATAGTAAGatatgataaattaattgCAATGTATTGTTGTATTCTTAcctttattatttgcattagctttatttataatataccAATTAAAATAACGTTTGTTAATACTAATTCATAACTAATTAATTGAGCAGTAGAACGAATAAAACAATAAGAGAGTATTTACTATTTCCAGTTTGGATGTGTCAATACGATAACAATCAATTCAAAGCATGTTTAAATTGCATTGAATAAGctgaataatgaagaacCAGGTAAACTACATTGAAGGgttgaaaattttctaCAAGTTGTCTTAATTTGGATGTAACGTTATTTATTACTTGTTGAtagatattaatgaatacGAAGACTGTTTTTATTAGTTAGTATATGTTTTCTGATCACAATCTAAAActtttaaagaatattggaACACTTCATGTAGGTGTTAgttgatttcaatttaaaCCCGAGACATTGTAAAATGGGTAAAATCATGACGATAACGCATGTTAATTCTAATCATATATGTTCTTCATATTCCTTATAAGCAATGCACATAGTTATGTTACATACAATTAAATCTTATAATAGtgttgaaagaaaataaataaaagcCAGtttgattgaaaaaaaaaaacttTTATAGTCCTGCTCAAGCAGTATTTAAATTACACAAATATTCACAAATTTGCGCATAAATCTGTTTAGGGTTCCAGACAAATGCTATAGAAATTAGCTATACACTGTactcaatttattttgataatgacgaAGCTCTCTGCACCAGTTGATTAAAGTATCGATTCGGTCAATCCCTGAGAATTCACTGCTTTCATCTATCGATGTTTGAGCTATATTAGTAGGCCTCTGAGTAATACTATTTCTATTACTATGATCTGGGTTAAGCTCATTAACATTCATACTAACAAGATTATTGTTGGATGCATTTTCAGCACGCTGTTcagaaaatatttgatcttTTTGGGATAGCTCGTCTTTCATTTGGGCGGGAATAGCACTTGATATGTATTTGTACCAAGAATCAATGACAGCAAACCATTCTTCTTCGAGCGAAGGCATATCATTAAACAACAAGATTTTTGAGAGAATAGATTCTCTACGCTGTTTCTTATTAGGAGATGGTGATGATGCATCTTGCTCAAAAATGGAAGTTGCTGTTCTGGGCCTCGAATCGGTATCAATTTCCATACTGTCATCCACATCATACTTGACATCAgatgaatcattattatctgaAATATCACCATTCATATTGATCGCATCCAAGCATCTCATATTGTGATATATCTCCTTTGAATCGATAGTCAATGGTAAGGGGCTCATCTTTTGCTTTGAATCGATTTCAATATACCCACTAATGAAATCCAACTTTGCATTTAATAGCTTACCATTGCTTGCTAACTTTAATAtcatttcttctaattgcTCTTGattgatattcaatttctttgtgATATACtcaaatttgattattctATACGACTTCAACAagtttattattattttggaTCTTAAGTTCTCTAGTATCCTATTAGAagcaaaattgaaaatttcatcgTTGGCCAATGGGTCGTTTTCagctttaattttttctataATTCCATTGAAACCTTGTAAGtctaattcatcatagCATTTAATGAGAAGAATTAAGTTTGTATATTCCGACAATTGAGAGTATGTTTGAGTCTCTTGTGACTCAAACGGGTTCACCTCATTTTCAGCTAACATAGAACAAAGTGTTAGGTACTTGagtatttttttctttaacgGAGAACCAGTCTCGtcaaaattcttaaaaCATTCATAGAATTCTAACCTTGCCTTTTCATAATTACCTCGGTAGAAATGAACCTTTGCTCCACATTCTCGAATTGTTCCCATAATCTTCGGATGTGTTACAGCCGTTGTGATCGTCATACTTTTTCTATATAGTTGGTTCAATTCTGAAAGACTAGCTCTATTCAGTTGTGAGTAGTATTCAATTTCGGCAGCAATTACTTCtaaagaatatgaatttcttgttgtttCTGATACTAGCAGTAGCGTGTGATTTATCAGTTTGATTAAGCCAGAacatttatcaaattctctGTTTTCTAATagtatattcaatttatttatattaatctTTAACCACAATCtatcattatattgttCAGATCCACTTGATTGATCCAAAAAATCCAAGATTATATCATATAACCTAGACACGAATTGTTTATCATTTGCAAGGgaataattattcaatattttacTCATAGATTCTTCTGAGTAGTTTTTATTTACTTTCAGCATTATTTCTGTTAATTTCTCGAAGTATTTGAGTGTCTCATCATATCTCTGCTTGCTGAAGttgattttcatcaattgcttatatgatttaaatatcCATTCAATATTCTCTTCATCGGTCGAATCTGCTTCTATTATCACTCTCAATTCCTTAATTGCTCTTTCTGGGTCATCGTCTTTCAAGCCTTTTGCATTGTAATACTTATTTTCCTTAAATTGTTAGTATTTTGGTTCAAACTTGCCATTGAATTTCTACTCACCATTCCATAATCCTGATGATTTTCATTTTCCTCTACGCCATCATcctcatcttcttcaaactCGAATTCATATGATTCTTCAGATAggaaatcttcttcatcagaCATGTTCAACTACTGTATAAGGATGATTAGATAAAGCGATATTAAAATCACTTTCGTAAATATTATTGAGATAATTTTGTGTACCAATTTTTAATGTTCCAAACGTGATAGTTTGATTGCATACAGATTAGAAATACTTCATAGATACAAACATCTAGTGATTATGTTTTGATTTATGCCACTTATGTGTGACAATTCTTGTGATATTCTGAGAGATAAACTAATAAGGAGTATAGAAAATAGATAGTAATTATGTTATTTCTGACTCAATGTACATTGGAATTTAGCTCGTATGGCGCAGTGGTAGCGCAGCAGATTGCAAATCTGTTGGTCCTTAGTTCGATCCTGAGTGCGAGctaaaattttttttttgttaattGTATAGTTTTATCATATAAAGATACTacttataatatataattgtaTAATCGATTAGTTAGCGAGAAACAAggaattagaaattgaaactatgaaatgaaatttaattcaaagaaatttgacTAGCACAAAGTATTTGCATTAATAGTGTAGATATGCACTAGACTATCTCCATTTCGTACAAGACAAACGGCTCATATTCAGTATCCACTAACGAGGCATATTCTTGAAGGTTTGCGTTATTATTCATTCCGTCACCACCTAAGTAGCCGAACTTAGAAACCAATTCTTTCTTAGATTTGCTCATATTCTTAAAATTTGCCTTgtcaaatttaattaaataacAGTCGAATTGTGGAGGTAAACCATATCTCAAAACAGATTCAACATAAATTCTTATAGCCTTAATATGGACCCAACCAGCAAAAATATCCGAGTATGCTGTGGTGGCCAAACGAATCAAGTCATTCTTAGATTTAGATTCTGTTGCTTTActtaaatcaaattcttttctcAAGTTGTTTAAGGTTTCTTCAGAATAAACAAAGTCATTACGTGGATGCCATTTATGTTCTCTTGCTTGGTTAATGAAGTCCTGTTGATACTTCTTGAACAAGGTGACTGTGTACAAAGAATATTCTTGGTCAGTTGCTATAACTTTAGCAGATCTTGGTATGACAAATTCGGTTAAGGTTTCGTACGATTTTTCGAAATcagaaatcaaattcttagGAACCGCTATTAATACAGTAATTAAATGCTCCGAGTCTAACACAAAATATTCTGGTCTAACGATCTCATGGAGAGACTTTATCGATAAATCtccatttttctttctatCTGCAGCCAAAAAGTTCGACTTGGCATTTTGGTATGTCTGATACGAGCTTCTCACATCATTGTCCAACGTAATGGCTTCGTTAGAAATCAAACTCACCAATTGTGTAAGTGGTTTATCTAATCTATACTTGGAAGTATTCCACTGAAATGATTCAACATAATTCAAAACTTGCTTTCCGTTAACAGTTTTTGATGACGACGATTGGGTAActgaatttaaaatatcaacaacTTTAGCAACCGATGTGCTCAATTGTGAGTCTAgcttatttaattcatcactTTGTTGAACCAACGAATCCAACGTCCCTATTTGGAAATCTGGTAATACAAACttatataatgaagatttcCCCCCATTCAAACTTTGCTCTAACCATTCCCGAGCGTTGATAGATTGGGGTAATGAAAGTGCCAAATACTTTGCAAGTGGATCCATGTTTCAAGTACGAATTGCCAATGCTTGATTACCTTCTCTTACTTAAGAACACCTTACATTAATAGAAAGGAGTATAGCGAGTATTAGATTGTGTGCGTAATTGAGAGTATAGTTACCATACATAAATGTGCTCATATATACTCTTCCTCTAACAAGCTTGAAAAGCTATGAAAATGCCCTCTGAACCTTTCATAATGGTCCTAATACGACACATGTATACCTCTAGATTCATTATGGGAGTATATCAGGGGAAAAAACTCAATAGCATTAAGGTTTAGATTAATGTCTAGTTCTCTCTATGAAAATTGATGGGATTGAGGCCAGGGCTGCAATTGCGATGggaatatttttttttcctATAGAGACATAAAGAGTATATGGaaagtatatataattagGCATATCACCTCTATAATACGtaaatagataaaatttGTCCCAATTTGAGGATATGAGTAATTCATTAGAAGTATGTTATTTGCTCGGGCGTTAAGCTATGCGCTGGAAGGAGTTGTGTATCAATATATGTTGCGATCAGAAAAGACTAACAGATTTTTAGGAGAGGTTAAAAACCCATTCAACGGCATTTGATGGCTTATTATCGTTAATACCTGCTAAATATTACTACGACGATGCAACACAAGACCAATGGcaacagaagaaaaagtCGAAGCAAGAAATGCAACAGAACAAAAGAGCTAAATTAGATCCTACCTCGAGAGAGGATGCAGATGATTATAGCAATTCGCATGCCAGTGCCAAAGATGTGATGGATAACAAGTCTAAGACGGCCAAAAAAGTTAGTTTGCCATCGAAGGATAAGCTACCAAAACCAATAGTCGATGATGACAGtgatgaagttgaaattcCAGACATGGATGtagatgacgatgacgagGAAGATAGCATGAATTCGAACGGCCAAGAAGAACAAGCAGATGAATACGAAcaggaagaagaaaaggacGAGGCATCGGACTCTTTAATACAAAATAGTACTCAATTAGTGTTCGATGACGATGGAAACGAGCTTTCAGCAGATGGGTCTGGTAAGGTTGAGAAGACCAACGataaaccaaataaaaaGACGAATAAGAAGGAATTATCTCCTGAagaacaaaagaagaagaaggagaaCTTAGCCAAGTTGAGAGAAAAGTTGTCAGCTAAAATTAGTGttttaaaagaaaagagaaaGGCGCCTGGTTCTAAGACAGGAGTAGCAAAATCAAGGGACCAAATCTTGGAAGAACGTAAAAGAAAGGACGAGTTAAGAagacaagaaaaattaaagagaAAACTTGCGGCATTGGACGAAGACGAAGACGACGACGAGGCTTCGGACTCGGATTCCGATGACGATGCAGATGCCAAACAAGACAAATCAGTATTATATGGAAACATAACATTCAACGACGGATCCAGAGTCACGTCTGATTTAAGCAATATTCGCTCCACCGCcgaaaagaagaagctcAAAGGCCCTGCGAATAACGACATCAAAGCGCATCTATTAAAATTAGAGCAGAAGAAGCATAAATTATCGCATTTAACCCcagaagaacaagaaaaacaGAAGGAAAAGGACCAATGGCAAAGAGTGATTTCGCAGGCTGAAGGTGTTAAAGTCAAAGACGACGAAAAACTCTTGAAGAAAGCCCTCAAAAGAAAGGAAAagcaaaaattgaagagcGAAATCGAGTGGAAGGAAAGAAAGCAAATAGTAAAAGATACGGTTTCAGCAAGACTGAAGAGAAGAGAAGAGAACTTGAAAGCAAGAAAAGATAATAAAGGTAAAAAGGGTAAGCAGCAACCAAAATTACGTAAGTTTACCGGTACTATTAACAACTTCGCCAATAGTAAGAAAAAGAGAGCCGGTTTCGAAGGCAATGCGAAGTCTGGCAAAGGTAAGAAATGATcctctttatatagtaCAAATAACTTATTATA comes from the Debaryomyces hansenii CBS767 chromosome B complete sequence genome and includes:
- a CDS encoding DEHA2B11220p (similar to uniprot|P31412 Saccharomyces cerevisiae YKL080W VMA5 Vacuolar H+ ATPase subunit C of the catalytic (V1) sector), giving the protein MDPLAKYLALSLPQSINAREWLEQSLNGGKSSLYKFVLPDFQIGTLDSLVQQSDELNKLDSQLSTSVAKVVDILNSVTQSSSSKTVNGKQVLNYVESFQWNTSKYRLDKPLTQLVSLISNEAITLDNDVRSSYQTYQNAKSNFLAADRKKNGDLSIKSLHEIVRPEYFVLDSEHLITVLIAVPKNLISDFEKSYETLTEFVIPRSAKVIATDQEYSLYTVTLFKKYQQDFINQAREHKWHPRNDFVYSEETLNNLRKEFDLSKATESKSKNDLIRLATTAYSDIFAGWVHIKAIRIYVESVLRYGLPPQFDCYLIKFDKANFKNMSKSKKELVSKFGYLGGDGMNNNANLQEYASLVDTEYEPFVLYEMEIV
- a CDS encoding DEHA2B11242p (similar to uniprot|P36080 Saccharomyces cerevisiae YKL082C RRP14 Required for normal pre-rRNA Processing) is translated as MSNSLEERLKTHSTAFDGLLSLIPAKYYYDDATQDQWQQKKKSKQEMQQNKRAKLDPTSREDADDYSNSHASAKDVMDNKSKTAKKVSLPSKDKLPKPIVDDDSDEVEIPDMDVDDDDEEDSMNSNGQEEQADEYEQEEEKDEASDSLIQNSTQLVFDDDGNELSADGSGKVEKTNDKPNKKTNKKELSPEEQKKKKENLAKLREKLSAKISVLKEKRKAPGSKTGVAKSRDQILEERKRKDELRRQEKLKRKLAALDEDEDDDEASDSDSDDDADAKQDKSVLYGNITFNDGSRVTSDLSNIRSTAEKKKLKGPANNDIKAHLLKLEQKKHKLSHLTPEEQEKQKEKDQWQRVISQAEGVKVKDDEKLLKKALKRKEKQKLKSEIEWKERKQIVKDTVSARSKRREENLKARKDNKGKKGKQQPKLRKFTGTINNFANSKKKRAGFEGNAKSGKGKK
- a CDS encoding DEHA2B11176p (similar to CA3172|IPF7676 Candida albicans IPF7676), translating into MSDEEDFLSEESYEFEFEEDEDDGVEENENHQDYGMYYNAKGLKDDDPERAIKELRVIIEADSTDEENIEWIFKSYKQLMKINFSKQRYDETLKYFEKLTEIMSKVNKNYSEESMSKILNNYSLANDKQFVSRLYDIILDFLDQSSGSEQYNDRLWLKININKLNILLENREFDKCSGLIKSINHTLSLVSETTRNSYSLEVIAAEIEYYSQSNRASLSELNQLYRKSMTITTAVTHPKIMGTIRECGAKVHFYRGNYEKARLEFYECFKNFDETGSPLKKKILKYLTLCSMLAENEVNPFESQETQTYSQLSEYTNLILLIKCYDELDLQGFNGIIEKIKAENDPLANDEIFNFASNRILENLRSKIIINLLKSYRIIKFEYITKKLNINQEQLEEMILKLASNGKLLNAKLDFISGYIEIDSKQKMSPLPLTIDSKEIYHNMRCLDAINMNGDISDNNDSSDVKYDVDDSMEIDTDSRPRTATSIFEQDASSPSPNKKQRRESILSKILLFNDMPSLEEEWFAVIDSWYKYISSAIPAQMKDELSQKDQIFSEQRAENASNNNLVSMNVNELNPDHSNRNSITQRPTNIAQTSIDESSEFSGIDRIDTLINWCRELRHYQNKLSTVYS